In Paenibacillus hexagrammi, the following are encoded in one genomic region:
- the dndC gene encoding DNA phosphorothioation system sulfurtransferase DndC, which yields MGITNRERLPLPRQKFRWCTDRLKIEPANRFILDKVSQFGEVIMVLGVRDTESATRANVMQQHTIEGKNLMRHSTLTNAFVFAPIRDFSTDDVWDYLLQSNLSPWGEDNNELLRLYQDSNSECPLVVDKEIKESAGSCGNSRFGCWTCTVVSEDKALSGFINNGVSWLEPLYEFRNFLYHIRNDRNARQKQRMNGQVYLLSHLDGIDLDSAQQVHINDLGNFLDANNIDLANAEDLNLIIVDHDGQLKQLGPGPFTLKAREEILRRLLQTQKKVQQLHDPSIELISIEELKIIRQYWEEDLDWDNRVPNIYEEETGLKINWEENDRPTFAEDQMTDLERLCLEENVNLSVFKRLLSIEKNYSGYKIRRGLHKELEKALKQDFLHL from the coding sequence CAGACCGTTTAAAGATAGAGCCTGCAAATCGTTTCATATTAGATAAAGTTTCGCAATTCGGAGAGGTTATTATGGTACTCGGCGTTCGAGATACTGAAAGTGCCACTCGAGCTAACGTTATGCAACAGCATACCATTGAAGGTAAGAACCTAATGCGGCATTCTACTCTCACAAATGCATTTGTGTTTGCACCTATTCGAGACTTCTCAACAGATGACGTCTGGGATTACCTTTTGCAATCCAACTTGTCGCCATGGGGAGAAGACAACAATGAACTTCTTCGACTGTATCAAGATTCCAACAGCGAATGCCCGTTAGTAGTAGATAAAGAAATCAAAGAATCTGCTGGTTCCTGTGGGAATAGTCGCTTTGGTTGCTGGACATGTACAGTCGTATCCGAAGATAAGGCACTTAGTGGATTTATAAATAATGGAGTGAGTTGGCTTGAACCACTCTATGAATTCCGTAATTTCTTATATCACATTCGTAATGATCGCAACGCTCGCCAAAAGCAACGCATGAATGGTCAAGTTTACTTACTCTCCCATCTTGACGGAATTGACCTGGATTCTGCACAACAAGTTCATATTAATGATCTTGGTAATTTTCTGGATGCGAACAACATTGATCTAGCAAATGCAGAAGATTTAAATCTCATTATTGTTGATCATGATGGACAATTAAAGCAACTTGGTCCTGGACCATTTACGCTTAAAGCACGTGAAGAAATACTACGTAGGCTGTTACAAACCCAAAAGAAAGTGCAGCAATTACATGATCCTAGTATTGAGCTAATTTCAATTGAGGAACTTAAAATAATTAGACAATATTGGGAGGAAGATTTGGACTGGGATAACCGCGTACCTAACATATATGAGGAAGAAACTGGTCTTAAGATTAACTGGGAGGAAAACGATCGCCCTACTTTCGCTGAAGACCAAATGACGGACTTAGAACGTTTGTGTTTAGAAGAAAACGTAAACCTATCTGTATTTAAAAGGCTACTTAGCATAGAGAAAAACTATTCTGGCTACAAAATTCGTCGTGGTTTACATAAAGAGCTTGAAAAGGCATTAAAACAAGACTTTTTACATCTATAG
- a CDS encoding ATP-binding protein, producing the protein MKFKKILLRNIGAYYGQNNELDFSTSSEQNVILIGGKNGAGKTTLLESIRVALFGCISYGFMTENEAYFNKIQSLFNRKARKEHNSHYQIILDYESVENFLPVHYTISRVWNLKGTKINETFSVKRDGRLLDERETDNYQNRLREEIPLAYLSYVYLMAKKSHALFPMDVYLNI; encoded by the coding sequence ATGAAATTTAAAAAAATTCTTTTACGAAATATTGGTGCTTATTATGGGCAAAATAATGAGCTTGATTTCTCAACTTCTTCCGAACAAAATGTTATTTTAATAGGTGGGAAAAATGGAGCAGGTAAGACTACATTACTTGAATCCATTCGTGTAGCCTTATTTGGTTGTATTTCATATGGATTCATGACTGAAAATGAGGCTTACTTCAATAAAATTCAATCATTATTTAATCGTAAAGCCAGAAAAGAACACAACAGCCACTACCAAATTATTTTAGATTATGAAAGTGTAGAAAATTTTCTACCCGTGCATTATACAATTAGTAGAGTTTGGAATTTAAAGGGAACTAAAATCAATGAGACTTTTTCTGTTAAAAGAGATGGTCGCCTTCTAGATGAACGCGAAACAGATAATTATCAAAATAGACTCCGTGAAGAGATCCCCCTCGCTTATTTGAGTTATGTCTATTTGATGGCGAAGAAATCTCACGCCTTGTTTCCGATGGACGTATATCTGAATATCTGA
- the dndE gene encoding DNA sulfur modification protein DndE: protein MNFNLRTSKYAAESLRQLHAATSITPNLLIRFAVSLSLRKPEQVEVNTKEHSDGLTLHRSTVTGNYDNVYFALIAQHCRREITDTEYFPGLFNAHLERGIRLLNAEYKTATNSERFFKTLMSI from the coding sequence TTGAACTTTAATCTACGTACTTCAAAATATGCAGCCGAAAGTCTAAGGCAATTACACGCTGCCACTAGTATTACTCCAAACTTGTTGATAAGATTTGCAGTCTCTCTCTCTCTTAGAAAGCCTGAACAAGTTGAGGTAAATACTAAGGAACATTCCGACGGTCTTACATTACACCGTTCAACTGTCACCGGGAATTATGACAATGTCTACTTTGCACTTATCGCTCAACACTGTCGTCGAGAAATTACAGACACCGAATACTTCCCCGGTTTGTTTAATGCACATTTGGAAAGAGGAATTCGTTTATTAAATGCGGAGTACAAAACAGCTACTAATAGTGAACGCTTCTTTAAAACCTTGATGAGTATCTAG